The following proteins are encoded in a genomic region of Coffea eugenioides isolate CCC68of chromosome 6, Ceug_1.0, whole genome shotgun sequence:
- the LOC113775028 gene encoding diacylglycerol kinase 4: MDSPRTKAAASSARDTTNSSSATSRQPLAGAATSSGRSSVIESLKGCTLAGIRIPKEELRKKITIPEYLRIAMKESILAKDVNAPAAKVLFDAAHAAGAEASTPPEGPLIVFINSKSGGRHGPELKDRLQCLMGEEQVYDLSLVKPHEFVQYGLGCLEKFSTLGDSCANEVRQKLRVVVAGGDGTVGWVLGCLGELHKQGRNPVPATAIIPLGTGNDLSRSFGWGGSFPFNWKSAIKRTLDSVPNGPTCRLDSWNLVLSMPAGEALETPYSLKQCEEIALDEGLEVEGELPERMSCYQGVFYNYFSIGMDAQVAYGFHHLRNEKPYLAQGPLSNKLIYSGYSCKQGWFFTPCSSDPSLRGLKNILRIHIKKVNCSDWEQIPIPASVRSVVALNLPSYGSGRNPWGNLKPDYLEKKGFVEAHADDGLLEIFGLKHGWHASMVMAEVISAKHIAQASAIRFELRGGEWKEAFMQMDGEPWKQPINKDFSTFVEMKRVPFQSVMVHGD, from the exons ATGGACTCACCGAGGACGAAAGCAGCAGCATCCTCGGCGCGAGATACCACCAACTCATCGTCAGCAACATCCCGGCAACCTCTCGCCGGTGCCGCCACGTCGTCGGGGAGGTCGTCGGTCATCGAGTCCTTGAAAGGGTGCACTCTGGCGGGTATCCGGATCCCAAAAGAGGAGCTACGGAAGAAGATCACTATTCCGGAATATCTACGGATAGCCATGAAAGAATCCATCTTGGCTAAAGATGTAAATGCCCCCGCCGCCAAGGTTCTTTTCGACGCCGCGCATGCTGCCGGCGCCGAGGCTTCGACCCCGCCGGAGGGCCCACttattgtttttattaattCCAAAAGCGGTGGGCGACATGGGCCGGAGCTTAAAGACCGGTTGCAGTGTCTCATGGGTGAAGAACAG GTTTATGACCTATCCCTTGTGAAGCCACATGAATTTGTTCAGTACGGATTGGGTTGCCTGGAGAAGTTCTCTACTCTTGGCGACAGCTGTGCTAATGAGGTCCGACAGAAGCTTAGGGTGGTG GTTGCAGGTGGTGATGGAACTGTAGGATGGGTGCTTGGATGTCTAGGGGAGCTGCATAAACAGGGCCGCAATCCAGTTCCAGCTACAGCAATTATTCCACTTGGTACAGGAAATGATCTATCAAGGAGTTTTGGTTGG GgtggttcatttccttttaacTGGAAATCAGCCATCAAACGAACACTTGATAGCGTTCCAAATGGTCCAACATGCCGGCTTGATAG TTGGAATCTTGTTCTATCAATGCCTGCTGGTGAAGCATTGGAGACTCCTTATTCTTTGAAGCAGTGTGAAGAGATAGCTCTTGATGAG GGATTGGAGGTTGAAGGGGAGCTGCCGGAGAGGATGTCTTGCTATCAAGGGGTCTTCTATAATTACTTTAGCATAG GGATGGATGCCCAGGTTGCCTATGGCTTCCACCATTTACGCAATGAAAAGCCTTATCTTGCTCAAGGTCCTCTCTCTAACAAG TTAATTTACTCAGGATATAGTTGCAAGCAAGGATGGTTCTTCACACCCTGCAGCAGTGATCCAAGTTTGAG GGGACTGAAGAACATTCTGAGGATACACATAAAGAAGGTCAATTGTTCAGACTGGGAACAAATCCCTATCCCAGCTAG TGTTAGATCTGTAGTTGCTCTAAATCTTCCTAGTTATGGAAGTGGAAGAAACCCATGGGGAAATTTGAAGCCAGACTATTTGGAAAAG AAAGGCTTCGTTGAAGCGCATGCTGATGATGGTTTGCTAGAAATTTTTGGTCTGAAGCATGGATGGCATGCTTCAATGGTTATGGCTGAAGTGATCTCTGCCAAACACATTGCACAG GCTTCAGCTATTCGTTTTGAGCTCAGAGGGGGAGAATGGAAAGAAGCTTTCATGCAGATGGATGGTGAGCCATGGAAACAGCCAATAAACAAGGATTTTTCGACATTTGTTGAAATGAAGAGGGTACCTTTTCAGTCAGTTATGGTTCATGGAGACTAA